A window of the Xenopus laevis strain J_2021 chromosome 9_10L, Xenopus_laevis_v10.1, whole genome shotgun sequence genome harbors these coding sequences:
- the XB5749127.L gene encoding uncharacterized protein LOC100127296 isoform X2, which yields MKVVILAAGYGTRLLRDLQNEEQFAHLVGTPKPLLPIGGLPLISYWVEALKARNDVSHLVVITNDRYLNNFKDWAQKYPYITVLTDGTSCNEDRLGAVTCLQLAIEQLNADDHVMVIGGDTLFFEDFHLNEVVQKFEIITNAESNANLVLTYPCKDEETNKYGILETDENQKVTALREKPSPKETASRQACPCFYVFSKSTLPLVQEFLEEKKNSPIDEKDAPGHFLAWLVKRPVYIHPISGRFDVGNLEAYITCNNYFLNKENMCGYLH from the exons ATGAAAGTAGTTATTCTGGCTGCTGGTTATGGAACAAGACTGCTTCGAGATCTGCAAAATGAAGAACAGTTTGCACATCTGGTTGGCACCCCAAAACCTTTGCTTCCCATTGGAGGACTTCCACTGATTTCATATTGGGTAGAAGCTTTGAAAGCAAGAAATGATGTTTCACATCTCGTAGTGATT actaatGATCGTTACTTAAATAATTTCAAGGACTGGGCACAGAAATATCCTTACATTACAGTCCTAACTGATGGGACATCCTGCAATGAG GATCGTTTAGGTGCTGTCACTTGCCTGCAGCTAGCCATTGAACAACTAAATGCAGATGATCATGTTATGGTGATTGGAGG GGATACGTTGTTTTTTGAAGATTTCCATCTTAATGAGGTTGTacaaaaatttgaaattattACCAATGCCGAAAGTAATGCGAACTTGGTACTAACATACCCTTGTAAAGATGAAG AAACCAATAAGTATGGCATTCTGGAAACAGATGAAAACCAGAAAGTAACAGCACTGAGGGAAAAGCCCTCTCCCAAAGAAACCGCATCACGACAAGCG TGCCCTTGTTTCTATGTGTTTTCGAAGTCCACACTACCTCTTGTACAAGAATTCCTTGaagagaaaaag AATTCACCAATTGATGAGAAAGATGCACCTGGTCACTTTTTAGCTTGGCTTGTGAAAAG ACCTGTTTACATTCACCCAATATCAGGCCGCTTTGATGTTGGAAACCTGGAGGCATACATAACATGCAACAATTATTTCTTGAATAAAGAGAATATGTGTGGTTATCTCCACTGA
- the XB5749127.L gene encoding uncharacterized protein LOC100127296 isoform X1, which produces MKVVILAAGYGTRLLRDLQNEEQFAHLVGTPKPLLPIGGLPLISYWVEALKARNDVSHLVVITNDRYLNNFKDWAQKYPYITVLTDGTSCNEDRLGAVTCLQLAIEQLNADDHVMVIGGDTLFFEDFHLNEVVQKFEIITNAESNANLVLTYPCKDEETNKYGILETDENQKVTALREKPSPKETASRQACPCFYVFSKSTLPLVQEFLEEKKNSPIDEKDAPGHFLAWLVKRRPVYIHPISGRFDVGNLEAYITCNNYFLNKENMCGYLH; this is translated from the exons ATGAAAGTAGTTATTCTGGCTGCTGGTTATGGAACAAGACTGCTTCGAGATCTGCAAAATGAAGAACAGTTTGCACATCTGGTTGGCACCCCAAAACCTTTGCTTCCCATTGGAGGACTTCCACTGATTTCATATTGGGTAGAAGCTTTGAAAGCAAGAAATGATGTTTCACATCTCGTAGTGATT actaatGATCGTTACTTAAATAATTTCAAGGACTGGGCACAGAAATATCCTTACATTACAGTCCTAACTGATGGGACATCCTGCAATGAG GATCGTTTAGGTGCTGTCACTTGCCTGCAGCTAGCCATTGAACAACTAAATGCAGATGATCATGTTATGGTGATTGGAGG GGATACGTTGTTTTTTGAAGATTTCCATCTTAATGAGGTTGTacaaaaatttgaaattattACCAATGCCGAAAGTAATGCGAACTTGGTACTAACATACCCTTGTAAAGATGAAG AAACCAATAAGTATGGCATTCTGGAAACAGATGAAAACCAGAAAGTAACAGCACTGAGGGAAAAGCCCTCTCCCAAAGAAACCGCATCACGACAAGCG TGCCCTTGTTTCTATGTGTTTTCGAAGTCCACACTACCTCTTGTACAAGAATTCCTTGaagagaaaaag AATTCACCAATTGATGAGAAAGATGCACCTGGTCACTTTTTAGCTTGGCTTGTGAAAAG AAGACCTGTTTACATTCACCCAATATCAGGCCGCTTTGATGTTGGAAACCTGGAGGCATACATAACATGCAACAATTATTTCTTGAATAAAGAGAATATGTGTGGTTATCTCCACTGA